The Spirosoma sp. SC4-14 DNA window GTTGCTCTCGCTGTCGACATCGTACCGCACACGTGTTAGCCGGATTTTTCTTGGTTTAGCGGTACTGTTCAATGTTTTTTCATACCGACTGAACCTCGGCGAGGTTATGGCTGTACGGCAATCGCTGTTAAGCGATACGCACGACTGGCGCGAAACGGGTATGCTTGTTTCATTACCCCCCAATACGCGCGAGCATGACCACTTTTACAGTGAAGTACTACAGACTGCCATTCAGAAAGGTGTTTACCGGCTACCAGAATCACCCATTCATACTATATCCTCCCAGGTAGTTTCGGCATCTGGTTTTATCGCAAAAGACAGCACATTTACCCTCGGCGACCGCCAGATTCACTCTCTAACGATTGATTCGACCCTGCCAGCATTGGCTCTTTTTGATGCACACCAGTACTATCTGCAATTAACGTCGAATGAGCACACGTTTATCTGGCCTATTAACCGCACTGTCAATAAGCTCGCTCAGTCGTTAATAACTGGAAAAACGGATTGGGCCAACAATCTGGTTTGGATCTACGAAGATCAATTACCGCCAGCTACCTATAAGCCAGCCTTAGTCTGGTCTGATGGTAATCAATGGCATCAGGTAACTAGTGAGCAGGTGTTGGCAATTTCAAGTATAAACCACTATCAATAATTACTTGTACTAGTTCAATACCGATGTGCTTTAGTTTACCTCTTTGGCAAGCCATCAAACTCATCCCTTTTATACAACTTCACAACTAACTGATAAAATGGGCTATTTCTTAGCTTAGTGATAGCTTCAGCGGATTTTTACCAAACCAGCACATTTATTGCCAGATGGTAATATCCGGGTAAAATACAATTGATCAGCCCAAGAGCAAATGCCAACGTTAAGGGAATAGCAACCGATTCCCAACTTTATTGATGCAGGTGTTCCCATTACCGACTTAGCCGACTTAAATGTATCGTCAAGACTTGTTTATGGCTAGCATATCATCCTGCCAACAGGATATACCTATTGTGACTCTATTTACTTATTAACAATCAATCTAACTTTTCTATCAGATAATCAGTCATTTTTTATACGTAAAAGAATATTAGAAATATATTTGTCTCTACAATAATAGAATTATATTATACTAAAAAAATTCACTTGTAGTGTATTTCCTACCCATGCCATTTACTCGTCAAAAGCATTTCGCACTGCGTTTCTGGATTTCATTTTTTTTCACCTTACTGATCTTTGATCGGTGGACCGTTTATAACACACCTTTAGCCGGTTTAGATGGCTCCTGGGCTATAGCCATTCAACTTGTTCATCAGTCAGGATTAATCCATGGTACGGAGTTTGTTTTTACTTACGGCCCACTTAGCTGGTTAGTTACCCGATTACCTATTTTTGCTCCTGAGTGGGCTATTGTTTTATTTGATGCACTTTGGCTGGCAAATATAATTGTAGTTATGTGGCTGGCTGTTGGTACGCAGCCAGGTCTTTGGCGAAGTCTGGTGCTGCTTGTCCTGATCGTTATTCATAAACAATGCGCTAGTACTGAAACGCCATTTTGGTTCTACTTTTTTGTTCTCTTTTACCTCGCTTACCATCTGCGTACCAATAGTCGCTGGGCATTGGCAGTTGCCATAGGACTGGCCGTCCTAACGTTTTATCTAAAAGCGAATGTGGGGTTGATTAGTTTGTTAAGCGTTACCCTATATGGCATCTCGCTTTGGGCAACAGACAGACTTGCAGGTTTGGTAACTGTTTGTGGAATGCTTGTTGTGCTCGGGCTCAGTACGTATTGTTTACCCGTAGACCTCTATCCGTTTTTAGTAGCCCAATGGCATTTGATTGACTCCTATAACGATGTGATGTATGTATTGCAGGAAAAAAGAGCCTTAAAACTAACTATACTGATTTTGGCGTTAACGGTAGCCCTGTTTATTTATGCTATCTGGCGTATCTGGCAACAGAGAAAACTGCTCGAAACCTGGAAACAGGATGGGCTATTAGTTTTCCTGGTTACCTTACAGTTATTTGTCCTGTTTAAGGAGGGTTTTGTACGGGCCGATGCTGGTCACATAAGTCTATTCTTTAAATATGCTCTACTACCCTTTGGTCTGATAACACTATTTTGTCATACTCACTTATTTCGTCGAATCGCTATCGTTCCAATTGTCTTGATCGCCCTTACTACCCCTCTGGTAGCACCTTATCATTGGGAGGCCGGCGTTCTTTATCAATGGCTTCCGCAGTGGATTGCTTATGGGAAAGATATAATGCACCCCCAGTATCCCTCTCTTTCTGATATTACTACCCCCTGGCCGCATACTTGGCTTACGCAGCTTCGTAATAAACGGGTGGATATTATACCTTATGACATTTCGCTGCTTTATGCTAATCAACTTCATTATACACCCAGACCCGTCATCCAAACCTATCAGGTTACCGATACCTATCTGGACTCGCTGAATGCAACATATTTTTTGTCTTCGCGAGCACCTGACTATGTATTATTAACGATGGATGCAACGGATAATCGAGATCCATTTGCCGATGAAACCCGTACCAAATTAGCACTATTACAAACCTATCAGCTTAGTGCTACTACCAAAGACTGGCTGCTGCTCCAACGGCGGGCCGTTCCATTGACGCTTACGCTCCTTAGCAACACGCAAATGTCGGGTCGGTTCAACGAGCAAATAGATGTTCCGAGTGATTCTACGACTATGCAGTTATGGCAAATTAAGGGGACTTATCGGATAGGTGGAATTTTATCACGAATGTTATTTCAACCACCCCGACTTACCCTTGAACTAACCTATCAAACTGGAGAACGAGCCTATTACCGTACAGCTCTGCCACTAGTAAAAGATGGCTTACTTTTTCCTCTGCATTGCCGCACTCCGAAGGAGTTAAGCCTATACTGGCAATCAGCAGGAAAACAACCAAAAACAGCCCGAATAAAATCGTTTCGTATTTTAACAGACTACCAATTTCCAGTAACCGTTAACCCATCATTCGCAATTAGCCAACGAATTTATCGCCTGTCGGCCAATTCGGCACCGAACGCGGCAAAAAACCAGCTATATCAAAACTAATCATCTGGCTGCGATAGCTACATGGATCAACTAGTTTACTTTTTTATTATTTTAGATTACTATCACTAATAGTTTTCCTAAAAAATGCACAAGTAAACGGTTATGCTTTATTCTGAATATTGGCACGCTTTTTGACCACAACCAGGAGGATAACGCCCGTGTTTATGAATAAAAAAAGTGTTTACGGAAAAAATAAATTGTTCACTAATATTCTTGTTTTTGTTTGTCATTGTGTCTTAGTGAATGCTTATTTATCAGCAGCCTGGGCTCAAAACTCACCTTGTCCCGGATGTGTTGAACTCAATTTCCAACGGTTTGGTCAACGGCCAGAAACACCTCCATCCGACGATCCATTCACCTATCCTGTTCCAGCCAGCCAATCGGATTGGAACAGTTATAACTCAACAGTCGTGTCGGGTAAACCCGTTGGGCAAACGGATGTTCAGGAATCGGATGTGTTACGAATAGAAGTCAGAAAAAACTATGGCGGTTCTGTTCAAATCTACGATAAAGTAACCAGGCAAAACTTAATTAACTTTTTCGATTTAGGCCGGGAATCGGGAATGAGTTCCTATACGGGACCGGATAGCTTTTCGGACGATGCTCCTTACTGGCGTACAGGCTATAACCCGCTTCAGGCGGGCGACTCAGGCGGAAATCCGGCGAAACTGCTCTTCCACGGGTCCGTAAATGGCTATATCTACACCAAATATCAATGCAATAGCTGGGCGCATATCGACAACAGATTACTGGAATTCTACTATGAACAGTGGGTTAAACTGAGTGGAAATAAAGTAATTGTAAAAGTTCGGTTAACGCACCAGCGGGGCGACAAAACATTCTATAGAGCCTACTCGCAGGAATGGCCGTTCATGATGATCAACGGTGCACGGATTGTTCACTTCTATAATGGATCGTCGCCATTTACAATGGCATCGACTACCAAAAGTGATGGTATTGAGCGTCGGTTAAACGATGGGACGTACATTTTGCATCAGCTCACCCCTTTTCAGGTTACCGAACCCTGGATGGCCACCGAAATCGGCTCGAACACAAATGGCGAAACCCGCCTGATCGGAATAACCGGCCCCAATTTCCACCATGTTGGCTATAACGTATCGGATATCATCTCAGGAAGCAATTCGGAAGACGGTCGCACAATAACCTATACCGGCCATCACCCAATGATTCATATTGACTCCGATAATACCTGGCTTAAAGAGTATACTTATGTGGTGGGCAACGAGAGTGAAATTCGCCAATATGCGTATAGTCAGGCTCGGACCGACAAACCAGACTTTGCGTTTACCAAAAGCCATGGCCGCAATGGCTGGTTCATTCAGGATGGTGGACATGATCAGAAAGAGCCTTTCCAGGTCGATAACTGGACGGTAACCTACGATGGTAAAGCCGATCCGGGGCAGCCACTCAGCGCACGGGGCACGAAACTGATTTCGCCCTGGGGCAGTTGGAAATCGTCGGATTTTAATACGATTTATATTCGTATGCGCTACTCTGGCCCCGAAACCCAGTTGAGAGTAACCTGGTTGATTGATGGTCAGGCCGCCGACGGCGTTGATGCCAATTATCCCAATCAAAATGCCATTCGTTTCCCGCGTGGAGTTCGAAATCAAATTCAGCAATCGCTACCCTTTACGGTCATAAATGATGGGCAGATGCACACCTATAAACTCTCCTTTAGCGGTAATCAATACTGGCAGGGCGTAATCCAGCAATTCGAAATTACCCACAATCTGGAAGGCCCGGTGATTCCGCCGGGCGAAGTGGTTGAAATGGTTTATTTCGGCGTTAACAATCCCGATAACCAGTAAATCCTTCCGTTGAAGACCAGCGGTCGACCCAGTTGCTTCAGAACTGGGTCGACCGCTTATTTTATGGATACTTGTACTCTTCTAATGTGGCTACCCGCCGGAATAATCCTATTCCAGCGGGTATTTTTTTTTAGGCTGCTATTCAACACTATCAACCCCTCGAAACATCCAGAAGGCTACTGCAACACTATCAAATAAATAGACGTATTGACTATGACAAACGGATTCTCACTCCGTCATAACTGCTATTCTGGTTAGTGCCAATAAAGTTATCGGCCAATTCAACGATTTTATATAATTTTTCAAGTATTAGTAAACTTTGTTGACTACCTGACAGTTAGGAGAAAATGGTAGATATCTACAAAACCACTAAATGACTGCACCACTACGGACTTTCGTTGTCTTCTGCCTTCTTGCTGCTGGATGGCCGTTGCTGACGGCAGCCCAAACTGCTTACACCATTAGTGGACGGGTGACCGATGCCGCTACCGGCGAAGGCATTCCGTTCGCCAGTATTGCCTTAAAAGGCCTATCGAATGGTGCCACATCAGATGCTGATGGCCGCTACCTCATCCGTGCCAAACAACTTACCGATTCAATTCAGGTGCTGAGCCTGGGCTATCAGACACGCTCTTTTGCGCTGGCACAGGTGGCTACCCAAACCATTGATGCCCAGCTTTTATCAACAGCTACCAAACTCCAGGAAGTAAAAGTATACGCCAAAGGGGGCGACCCCGCCTACCGTGTCATTCGCGAAACGGTTCGTCGGCGCGACCAGTTTAACCCTGCGCAACTGTCGGCATATCAGTACGATAGCTATACCAAAATTGAAGGGTATATCAACAACTTTGGGCAGAAAACGAAGAAAAACCGAAAGCCCGGCCCACTCAACCGACTGCTCGGCAAGCTCCCGGCCATAACCGACGATAAGGGTCTGCCTGCCGTGCCGGTTTTTATTTCGGAAACATTCTCTAATTTTTACGCACGTACCCGGCCCGAAAAAGTAAAAGAAATAGTTCAGAAATCACGGGCAACGGGGGTCGGCATTACCGATGGTGGACTGATTGCCCAGTTGACCGGAGCATCGTTTCAGCAGTATAATTTCTATCGGAATTCGTTATACGTACTCCGAAAAGATATTCCGTCGCCAATCGGTACACAATGGGAAACCGTTTATACATTCCGGCTCAAAGACACGGTCGAAGTAAGTGATGCTGTTTGTTACGAAATCGAGTTCACGCCCAAACGCGCTACCGATCTGGCTTTTGCCGGTACGGTCTGGATCGATACACTGAACATGGCGCTGGCGCAGATTGATGCGCGGGTTGATAAACGGGCCAATATCAATTTTGTCGATGAACTCCACATTGAGCAAAACTGGGAAAAAACAATTACCGGAACCCGGTTTCCAACCCAAACGGTCGTTACGATCGATACAGATCAGCCAACCCCCAAAGCGCCCGGTGCTCTGATCCGTTTTTTTGCTACGGCTCGCAATATTATTGCTAATGATCCCAAAGAGGTTAGTTTCTACGATCCATCGATCGAGCTGGCCGACGACTACCGCGAAGCGGACCCAACTTTCTGGAAAAATGTTCGCCCGGATTCCCTATCACCCAACGAATGGCGGGCGATGCGCGTAGTTGACTCAGTACGGAATGTTCCGTTCGTTAAAGTAGCGGGTGAGATTATAAAACTTGGCGTACTGGGCTACAAACCGATCGATAAACTCCACATTGACCTTGGCCCCATTTTGTATTCATATGCCAACAACACGGTTGAAGGCAACCGTTTCCGGCTGGGTATGCGTACCAACACTGGCTTCAGCCGGAAATGGCTGATTAGTGGCTACCTCGCCTACGGGACGCTCGACCAGACGTTTAAGTATAGCGCAAACATCGAATATATCATTCGCCGTAAACCCTGGACGGTGATCGGTGCCCGGCGAAGCTATGACCTCGAACGGGTGGGTATTTCGTCGGATAATATTGGTAACAACTCGCTGTTTGCGGCTTACTCCCGTTTCGGCACCATCCGACGACCCTATTTTCAGGAAGAAAACCTGGTTTATTTCCGACGCGAAATGGGCCGGGGCTTCACTCAAACGCTGGCCATGCGAAACCGTACGTTCGAACCGTTGTTTCCGTTTGCCTTCCAGCCACAGGCCCACGATAACGACCAGACCATTCGCGACAGCTATCAGGTTACAGAACTGATTTCAGAAACCCGTTTTGCACCCGATGAACTGATTCTGCAGAACGATAACGTGAGGCTAAGTACCGGAGCCGTCCGTAAACCAATTTTCACATTACGCTACACACTGGGCCTCCGCGATGTATTGGGGGGTGATTTTACCTACCACCGAATTGCTCTCACGATGAAACACTCGTTCCGAATGGGCATTCTGGGTCGAACCTACTACACGCTGGGCGCAGGTATGATTCCATCGACCGTACCCTATCCGTTGCTCTACACCCCACTGGGTAACGAATCGTCGTTCTACGTCGGTAATGCCTACAACCTGATGAATTATTTCGAGTTTGTGACCGACCGCTGGGCTTCGGCACAATTTGAGCATAATTTTGGCGGCTTATTTTTCAATCGGGTCCCGCTCCTGCGTCGGCTGAAATGGCGTGAACTCATTACGGCAAAAATTCTGGCCGGTAGTGTTTCCTCCGCTAACCTGAACATGATTCCGGCTACCGATGAGCAGGGCCGTACTGTTGAAGGATTTAGCTCGCTCACCCGAACACCTTACATTGAGGTTGGCTATGGTATCGACAATATCTTTAAAGTATTACGCGTCGACGCTATTCACCGCCTGACCTATCGCGACAATATTTCCCGAACAGGTATTCCCGTTACACCATTCGCCATCAAACTCTCCGGCTGGCTGGCGTTTTAACCGTTTATGGTTTATGGTTGCTTCGCCTATCAGCATACAACCTGCTCTGGCAGCGCAACCATAAACCATAAACCATAAACTACAAACGTTCCAGCACCTGCTCCACGGTTAGGAACTCAAGCGATGGGGCTACCATATCGGCCTGGGTAAGCACATCAGGAGACCCTATACCGACCACAAACATTTTGCCCCGCTTTCCGGCTTCAACTCCCGCAACGGCATCTTCAAACACCACACATTCTGATGGACTGACGCCTAGTTCGGCTGCCCCTTTCGTAAACACTTCGGGGTCGGGCTTGCCTTTGGTAATTTTTGTACCATCGATAATGGCATCGAACGCATCGGTCATGCCAATGCGCTCCAGAATCAAGGGGGCATTCTTACTGACCGACCCGAGAGCCGTTAATAAATTAGC harbors:
- the pgmB gene encoding beta-phosphoglucomutase encodes the protein MSSIKAFLFDLDGVIVDTAIYHYQAWKRLANELGFDISEEFNERLKGVSRTESLDIILAHGGLTLPDEKKAELAAQKNQWYLELVSRMTSEDILPGVATFFAQVRKANLLTALGSVSKNAPLILERIGMTDAFDAIIDGTKITKGKPDPEVFTKGAAELGVSPSECVVFEDAVAGVEAGKRGKMFVVGIGSPDVLTQADMVAPSLEFLTVEQVLERL
- a CDS encoding DUF5686 family protein, with protein sequence MTAPLRTFVVFCLLAAGWPLLTAAQTAYTISGRVTDAATGEGIPFASIALKGLSNGATSDADGRYLIRAKQLTDSIQVLSLGYQTRSFALAQVATQTIDAQLLSTATKLQEVKVYAKGGDPAYRVIRETVRRRDQFNPAQLSAYQYDSYTKIEGYINNFGQKTKKNRKPGPLNRLLGKLPAITDDKGLPAVPVFISETFSNFYARTRPEKVKEIVQKSRATGVGITDGGLIAQLTGASFQQYNFYRNSLYVLRKDIPSPIGTQWETVYTFRLKDTVEVSDAVCYEIEFTPKRATDLAFAGTVWIDTLNMALAQIDARVDKRANINFVDELHIEQNWEKTITGTRFPTQTVVTIDTDQPTPKAPGALIRFFATARNIIANDPKEVSFYDPSIELADDYREADPTFWKNVRPDSLSPNEWRAMRVVDSVRNVPFVKVAGEIIKLGVLGYKPIDKLHIDLGPILYSYANNTVEGNRFRLGMRTNTGFSRKWLISGYLAYGTLDQTFKYSANIEYIIRRKPWTVIGARRSYDLERVGISSDNIGNNSLFAAYSRFGTIRRPYFQEENLVYFRREMGRGFTQTLAMRNRTFEPLFPFAFQPQAHDNDQTIRDSYQVTELISETRFAPDELILQNDNVRLSTGAVRKPIFTLRYTLGLRDVLGGDFTYHRIALTMKHSFRMGILGRTYYTLGAGMIPSTVPYPLLYTPLGNESSFYVGNAYNLMNYFEFVTDRWASAQFEHNFGGLFFNRVPLLRRLKWRELITAKILAGSVSSANLNMIPATDEQGRTVEGFSSLTRTPYIEVGYGIDNIFKVLRVDAIHRLTYRDNISRTGIPVTPFAIKLSGWLAF